In a single window of the Arachis hypogaea cultivar Tifrunner chromosome 6, arahy.Tifrunner.gnm2.J5K5, whole genome shotgun sequence genome:
- the LOC112697143 gene encoding uncharacterized protein At2g33490 isoform X2, with product MKSSLNKLRKLALNKSVGKDKRDFPPSVKFDELALASKEMQEMRDCYDSLLAAAAATENSAYEFAESLREMGNCLLEKTSLDDSEESGKVLEMLGSAQLELQKLLDSYRAHIVLTITNPSESLLNELRTVEDMKRQCDEKREVYEYMITQQKEKGRSKSSKGESITPQQLQEAHDEFEEEATLCAFRLKSLKQGQLRSLLTQAARHHAAQLNFFRRGLKSLEAIEPHVRMIAEQQHIDYEFSGLEDVVEGVSDDEYTEAIEGGELSFDYRTNRQGPDIDSTSNSELEESDLSFVRGSTTENAEMICLEKTQGDFKVPSRDPRVSSYSAPILAEKKVKFDPAEKVRQMLASPTTKSSAYVLPTPLNIKESKGSSVPRPSASGLPHNLWHSSPLDEKKNEKDFVDGKLSEPTIPRPHTVLKESNSDTTSTQLPRPLSDGLSPPQVDIFSASDAGKKTKRLAFSGPLTNKPSSGKPVLSAISTGSTEPPPISVVLTRLPVPQPSSPKVSPSASPPLVSSPRISELHELPRPPGNPSTKQVKSSRTGHSAPLVFRNPEHPVINRLPTAVSSAASPLPTPPIIVSRSFSIPSSSQRAMALNVSKFLDNPQVSEQAAESASPLTPASQRARISDLASHSSEIQVDAGGS from the exons ATGAAGTCCTCACTCAACAAGCTGAGGAAATTGGCACTTAACAAGAGCGTTGGGAAGGACAAGAGGGACTTTCCACCTTCCGTTAAGTTCGATGAGCTTGCTCTCGCTTCCAAG GAAATGCAAGAGATGAGAGATTGCTATGACAGCCTACTCGCGGCTGCGGCTGCGACAGAAAACAGTGCTTACG AATTTGCAGAGTCACTACGGGAAATGGGCAATTGTCTTTTGGAGAAAACTTCATTAGATGATTCTGAAGAAAGCG GtaaagttttggagatgcttggaAGTGCACAGCTGGAACTTCAAAAACTTCTTGATAGCTAT CGAGCTCACATAGTACTGACAATAACAAACCCATCAGAGTCTCTTCTTAATGAACTAAGAACTGTTGAG GACATGAAGCGGCAATGTGATGAAAAAAG AGAAGTTTATGAATACATGATCACCcaacagaaagaaaaaggaaggtcAAAAAGCAGTAAAGGCGAAAGTATTACTCCACAGCAGCTGCAAGAAGCTCATGACGAGTTTGAAGAAGAAGCAACGCTTTGTGCTTTTCGGTTAAAATCCTTGAAACAAGGGCAGTTACGCAGTCTGCTAACACAAGCAGCCCGTCACCATGCTGCCCAG TTAAATTTCTTCCGGAGAGGACTTAAATCTCTAGAGGCCATTGAACCACATGTTAGGATGATCGCTGAGCAACAACATATTGATTATGAATTCAGTGGCCTTGAAGATGTCGTTGAAGGTGTTTCTGATGATGAATACACGGAAGCCATTGAAGGAGGAGAATTAAGTTTTGACTACAGAACAAACAGGCAGGGTCCTGATATTGATTCCACATCAAACTCAGAG TTGGAGGAATCAGATCTCTCGTTTGTTCGAGGTTCAACCACAGAAAATGCAGAGATG ATATGTTTAGAGAAGACCCAAGGAGACTTTAAAGTCCCTAGCAGAGATCCAAGGGTCAGCAGCTATTCAGCTCCAATACTTGCAGAAAAGAAAGTTAAATTTGACCCGGCTGAAAAAGTAAGACAAATGCTAGCATCACCTACCACTAAGTCCAGTGCTTATGTACTTCCTACCCCTCTCAACATTAAAGAATCAAAAGGTAGCTCTGTCCCTCGCCCAAGTGCAAGTGGGCTTCCTCATAATTTGTGGCATTCTTCCCCATTggatgaaaagaaaaatgagaaagattttGTTGATGGCAAATTGTCAGAACCAACTATCCCTAGACCACACACTGTTCTTAAAGAAAGCAACAGTGATACTACATCAACCCAATTACCCCGCCCTTTATCAGATGGACTATCTCCCCCACAAGTTGATATTTTCAGTGCTTCTGATGCAGGTAAGAAAACCAAAAGACTAGCGTTTTCAGGTCCATTGACAAATAAACCATCATCAGGGAAACCTGTTTTATCTGCCATTTCTACAGGGTCAACTGAACCACCTCCTATTTCTGTGGTTTTAACTCGTTTACCAGTGCCTCAGCCTTCTTCCCCAAAAGTATCTCCTAGTGCTTCACCTCCTCTTGTTTCTTCCCCTAGGATAAGTGAGCTTCACGAGCTCCCTAGACCCCCTGGTAATCCATCCACTAAGCAAGTGAAATCTTCTAGAACAGGTCACTCTGCACCATTAGTATTCAGAAATCCAGAGCATCCTGTGATCAATAGACTTCCTACAGCTGTATCAAGTGCAGCTTCTCCACTTCCAACACCCCCAATAATTGTCTCCCGAAGCTTTTCTATTCCTTCTAGTAGTCAAAGGGCTATGGCATTAAATGTTAGCAAGTTTTTGGATAATCCCCAAGTTTCAGAGCAGGCTGCAGAATCTGCATCTCCGCTAACACCTGCAAGCCAGAGAGCAAGAATATCTGACCTGGCTTCTCACTCTAGTGAAATCCAAG TTGATGCAGGTGGGAGCTGA
- the LOC112697143 gene encoding uncharacterized protein At2g33490 isoform X3 has translation MKSSLNKLRKLALNKSVGKDKRDFPPSVKFDELALASKEMQEMRDCYDSLLAAAAATENSAYEFAESLREMGNCLLEKTSLDDSEESGKVLEMLGSAQLELQKLLDSYRAHIVLTITNPSESLLNELRTVEDMKRQCDEKREVYEYMITQQKEKGRSKSSKGESITPQQLQEAHDEFEEEATLCAFRLKSLKQGQLRSLLTQAARHHAAQLNFFRRGLKSLEAIEPHVRMIAEQQHIDYEFSGLEDVVEGVSDDEYTEAIEGGELSFDYRTNRQGPDIDSTSNSELEESDLSFVRGSTTENAEMICLEKTQGDFKVPSRDPRVSSYSAPILAEKKVKFDPAEKVRQMLASPTTKSSAYVLPTPLNIKESKGSSVPRPSASGLPHNLWHSSPLDEKKNEKDFVDGKLSEPTIPRPHTVLKESNSDTTSTQLPRPLSDGLSPPQVDIFSASDAGKKTKRLAFSGPLTNKPSSGKPVLSAISTGSTEPPPISVVLTRLPVPQPSSPKVSPSASPPLVSSPRISELHELPRPPGNPSTKQVKSSRTGHSAPLVFRNPEHPVINRLPTAVSSAASPLPTPPIIVSRSFSIPSSSQRAMALNVSKFLDNPQVSEQAAESASPLTPASQRARISDLASHSSEIQGGS, from the exons ATGAAGTCCTCACTCAACAAGCTGAGGAAATTGGCACTTAACAAGAGCGTTGGGAAGGACAAGAGGGACTTTCCACCTTCCGTTAAGTTCGATGAGCTTGCTCTCGCTTCCAAG GAAATGCAAGAGATGAGAGATTGCTATGACAGCCTACTCGCGGCTGCGGCTGCGACAGAAAACAGTGCTTACG AATTTGCAGAGTCACTACGGGAAATGGGCAATTGTCTTTTGGAGAAAACTTCATTAGATGATTCTGAAGAAAGCG GtaaagttttggagatgcttggaAGTGCACAGCTGGAACTTCAAAAACTTCTTGATAGCTAT CGAGCTCACATAGTACTGACAATAACAAACCCATCAGAGTCTCTTCTTAATGAACTAAGAACTGTTGAG GACATGAAGCGGCAATGTGATGAAAAAAG AGAAGTTTATGAATACATGATCACCcaacagaaagaaaaaggaaggtcAAAAAGCAGTAAAGGCGAAAGTATTACTCCACAGCAGCTGCAAGAAGCTCATGACGAGTTTGAAGAAGAAGCAACGCTTTGTGCTTTTCGGTTAAAATCCTTGAAACAAGGGCAGTTACGCAGTCTGCTAACACAAGCAGCCCGTCACCATGCTGCCCAG TTAAATTTCTTCCGGAGAGGACTTAAATCTCTAGAGGCCATTGAACCACATGTTAGGATGATCGCTGAGCAACAACATATTGATTATGAATTCAGTGGCCTTGAAGATGTCGTTGAAGGTGTTTCTGATGATGAATACACGGAAGCCATTGAAGGAGGAGAATTAAGTTTTGACTACAGAACAAACAGGCAGGGTCCTGATATTGATTCCACATCAAACTCAGAG TTGGAGGAATCAGATCTCTCGTTTGTTCGAGGTTCAACCACAGAAAATGCAGAGATG ATATGTTTAGAGAAGACCCAAGGAGACTTTAAAGTCCCTAGCAGAGATCCAAGGGTCAGCAGCTATTCAGCTCCAATACTTGCAGAAAAGAAAGTTAAATTTGACCCGGCTGAAAAAGTAAGACAAATGCTAGCATCACCTACCACTAAGTCCAGTGCTTATGTACTTCCTACCCCTCTCAACATTAAAGAATCAAAAGGTAGCTCTGTCCCTCGCCCAAGTGCAAGTGGGCTTCCTCATAATTTGTGGCATTCTTCCCCATTggatgaaaagaaaaatgagaaagattttGTTGATGGCAAATTGTCAGAACCAACTATCCCTAGACCACACACTGTTCTTAAAGAAAGCAACAGTGATACTACATCAACCCAATTACCCCGCCCTTTATCAGATGGACTATCTCCCCCACAAGTTGATATTTTCAGTGCTTCTGATGCAGGTAAGAAAACCAAAAGACTAGCGTTTTCAGGTCCATTGACAAATAAACCATCATCAGGGAAACCTGTTTTATCTGCCATTTCTACAGGGTCAACTGAACCACCTCCTATTTCTGTGGTTTTAACTCGTTTACCAGTGCCTCAGCCTTCTTCCCCAAAAGTATCTCCTAGTGCTTCACCTCCTCTTGTTTCTTCCCCTAGGATAAGTGAGCTTCACGAGCTCCCTAGACCCCCTGGTAATCCATCCACTAAGCAAGTGAAATCTTCTAGAACAGGTCACTCTGCACCATTAGTATTCAGAAATCCAGAGCATCCTGTGATCAATAGACTTCCTACAGCTGTATCAAGTGCAGCTTCTCCACTTCCAACACCCCCAATAATTGTCTCCCGAAGCTTTTCTATTCCTTCTAGTAGTCAAAGGGCTATGGCATTAAATGTTAGCAAGTTTTTGGATAATCCCCAAGTTTCAGAGCAGGCTGCAGAATCTGCATCTCCGCTAACACCTGCAAGCCAGAGAGCAAGAATATCTGACCTGGCTTCTCACTCTAGTGAAATCCAAG GTGGGAGCTGA
- the LOC112697143 gene encoding uncharacterized protein At2g33490 isoform X1, whose translation MKSSLNKLRKLALNKSVGKDKRDFPPSVKFDELALASKEMQEMRDCYDSLLAAAAATENSAYEFAESLREMGNCLLEKTSLDDSEESGKVLEMLGSAQLELQKLLDSYRAHIVLTITNPSESLLNELRTVEDMKRQCDEKREVYEYMITQQKEKGRSKSSKGESITPQQLQEAHDEFEEEATLCAFRLKSLKQGQLRSLLTQAARHHAAQLNFFRRGLKSLEAIEPHVRMIAEQQHIDYEFSGLEDVVEGVSDDEYTEAIEGGELSFDYRTNRQGPDIDSTSNSELEESDLSFVRGSTTENAEMICLEKTQGDFKVPSRDPRVSSYSAPILAEKKVKFDPAEKVRQMLASPTTKSSAYVLPTPLNIKESKGSSVPRPSASGLPHNLWHSSPLDEKKNEKDFVDGKLSEPTIPRPHTVLKESNSDTTSTQLPRPLSDGLSPPQVDIFSASDAGKKTKRLAFSGPLTNKPSSGKPVLSAISTGSTEPPPISVVLTRLPVPQPSSPKVSPSASPPLVSSPRISELHELPRPPGNPSTKQVKSSRTGHSAPLVFRNPEHPVINRLPTAVSSAASPLPTPPIIVSRSFSIPSSSQRAMALNVSKFLDNPQVSEQAAESASPLTPASQRARISDLASHSSEIQGSNFGRIGYPAAAQT comes from the exons ATGAAGTCCTCACTCAACAAGCTGAGGAAATTGGCACTTAACAAGAGCGTTGGGAAGGACAAGAGGGACTTTCCACCTTCCGTTAAGTTCGATGAGCTTGCTCTCGCTTCCAAG GAAATGCAAGAGATGAGAGATTGCTATGACAGCCTACTCGCGGCTGCGGCTGCGACAGAAAACAGTGCTTACG AATTTGCAGAGTCACTACGGGAAATGGGCAATTGTCTTTTGGAGAAAACTTCATTAGATGATTCTGAAGAAAGCG GtaaagttttggagatgcttggaAGTGCACAGCTGGAACTTCAAAAACTTCTTGATAGCTAT CGAGCTCACATAGTACTGACAATAACAAACCCATCAGAGTCTCTTCTTAATGAACTAAGAACTGTTGAG GACATGAAGCGGCAATGTGATGAAAAAAG AGAAGTTTATGAATACATGATCACCcaacagaaagaaaaaggaaggtcAAAAAGCAGTAAAGGCGAAAGTATTACTCCACAGCAGCTGCAAGAAGCTCATGACGAGTTTGAAGAAGAAGCAACGCTTTGTGCTTTTCGGTTAAAATCCTTGAAACAAGGGCAGTTACGCAGTCTGCTAACACAAGCAGCCCGTCACCATGCTGCCCAG TTAAATTTCTTCCGGAGAGGACTTAAATCTCTAGAGGCCATTGAACCACATGTTAGGATGATCGCTGAGCAACAACATATTGATTATGAATTCAGTGGCCTTGAAGATGTCGTTGAAGGTGTTTCTGATGATGAATACACGGAAGCCATTGAAGGAGGAGAATTAAGTTTTGACTACAGAACAAACAGGCAGGGTCCTGATATTGATTCCACATCAAACTCAGAG TTGGAGGAATCAGATCTCTCGTTTGTTCGAGGTTCAACCACAGAAAATGCAGAGATG ATATGTTTAGAGAAGACCCAAGGAGACTTTAAAGTCCCTAGCAGAGATCCAAGGGTCAGCAGCTATTCAGCTCCAATACTTGCAGAAAAGAAAGTTAAATTTGACCCGGCTGAAAAAGTAAGACAAATGCTAGCATCACCTACCACTAAGTCCAGTGCTTATGTACTTCCTACCCCTCTCAACATTAAAGAATCAAAAGGTAGCTCTGTCCCTCGCCCAAGTGCAAGTGGGCTTCCTCATAATTTGTGGCATTCTTCCCCATTggatgaaaagaaaaatgagaaagattttGTTGATGGCAAATTGTCAGAACCAACTATCCCTAGACCACACACTGTTCTTAAAGAAAGCAACAGTGATACTACATCAACCCAATTACCCCGCCCTTTATCAGATGGACTATCTCCCCCACAAGTTGATATTTTCAGTGCTTCTGATGCAGGTAAGAAAACCAAAAGACTAGCGTTTTCAGGTCCATTGACAAATAAACCATCATCAGGGAAACCTGTTTTATCTGCCATTTCTACAGGGTCAACTGAACCACCTCCTATTTCTGTGGTTTTAACTCGTTTACCAGTGCCTCAGCCTTCTTCCCCAAAAGTATCTCCTAGTGCTTCACCTCCTCTTGTTTCTTCCCCTAGGATAAGTGAGCTTCACGAGCTCCCTAGACCCCCTGGTAATCCATCCACTAAGCAAGTGAAATCTTCTAGAACAGGTCACTCTGCACCATTAGTATTCAGAAATCCAGAGCATCCTGTGATCAATAGACTTCCTACAGCTGTATCAAGTGCAGCTTCTCCACTTCCAACACCCCCAATAATTGTCTCCCGAAGCTTTTCTATTCCTTCTAGTAGTCAAAGGGCTATGGCATTAAATGTTAGCAAGTTTTTGGATAATCCCCAAGTTTCAGAGCAGGCTGCAGAATCTGCATCTCCGCTAACACCTGCAAGCCAGAGAGCAAGAATATCTGACCTGGCTTCTCACTCTAGTGAAATCCAAG GCTCAAACTTTGGACGGATAGGATATCCTGCTGCAGCTCAAACATGA